A genomic region of Gossypium hirsutum isolate 1008001.06 chromosome D01, Gossypium_hirsutum_v2.1, whole genome shotgun sequence contains the following coding sequences:
- the LOC107922099 gene encoding uncharacterized TPR repeat-containing protein At1g05150 → MATRGSRSEKVKRIFQQFDNNRDGGLNRDEMAALVVAVNPRVKFSDEQLNAILDEVFRTYGEFIDGEKGLTYDGLLRTYDDGAGDVDRDFDALGLELYPDENKGASIVSEASSSSIADERVTESQRKQRTTAWAGSPHHEIVFDDTWKLVDELEILLKRLQAKQAKTGKFKSDNFDAYSDAGWSRELGPSAELSEKKVYWEETGPDYGIFVKELGALRSRADGARSREEAFDGQMAIGRVLYEHQLFKEALISFKRSCELQPMDVRPHFRAGNCLYVLGKYKEAKEEFLLALEAAEAGGNQWGYLLPQIYVNLGIALEGEGMVLSACEYYREAAILCPTHFRALKLLGSALFGVGEYRAAAKALEEAIFMKPDYADAHCDLGSALHALGEDERAIEVFQKAIDLKPGHVDALYNLGGLYMDLGRFQRASEMYTRVLAVWPNHWRAQLNKAVSLLGAGETEEAKKALKEALKMTNRVELHDAIYHLKQLQKKKVKSNGGGNGEGAFVIVEPSKFKTVGEKTTLRQDLGSAIQIRAFQRITRLSRCNVDLLKKEMNEIDVPVTYSGGGGPQKSIRKPNLEGILRRLLSFLKPETFQGAVKAINERILSVLDETGSGRVDLGMFYAVLAPICNGPPNKRKRIAFDALLRRPVNEGSSQIRKVDAVQYIKWLRAIYVPSHGISEILEVHGETDSSMVSFSEFLTMFDDPDWGFGIMSTLLKLENGDRNRHGRRVCAVCRYPVIGSRFREVKSHFSLCNQCYSEGKVPPSFKQDEYKFKEYGSEAEAMKDKCMYFTLQSHKSP, encoded by the coding sequence ATGGCGACAAGAGGGAGTAGATCAGAGAAGGTGAAGAGGATTTTTCAGCAATTCGATAACAACCGTGATGGGGGTCTCAACAGAGATGAAATGGCAGCGTTGGTCGTCGCCGTTAACCCCAGAGTCAAATTCAGCGACGAACAACTCAACGCTATTCTCGACGAAGTCTTCCGGACCTACGGGGAGTTCATTGACGGCGAAAAGGGGTTAACTTATGACGGCTTGTTGAGAACTTACGACGATGGAGCCGGTGACGTTGACCGTGACTTCGATGCGCTAGGTCTCGAGCTCTATCCCGATGAAAACAAAGGCGCATCCATCGTCTCCGAAGCATCTTCTTCGTCGATTGCGGATGAGAGAGTAACGGAGTCACAGAGGAAGCAACGGACGACGGCGTGGGCCGGGTCACCGCACCACGAGATAGTTTTCGACGACACGTGGAAGCTGGTGGACGAATTGGAGATCTTGTTGAAGAGATTGCAAGCAAAACAAGCAAAAACTGGGAAATTTAAAAGCGACAATTTTGATGCGTATTCGGATGCGGGGTGGTCGAGGGAACTAGGACCCTCTGCAGAGCTTTCAGAAAAAAAGGTATATTGGGAAGAAACGGGTCCTGATTATGGCATTTTTGTCAAGGAATTGGGAGCTTTAAGGAGTAGAGCCGATGGGGCAAGGTCAAGAGAAGAAGCATTTGATGGACAAATGGCGATTGGGAGGGTTTTATATGAGCATCAGTTGTTTAAAGAAGCTTTGATTAGTTTCAAAAGGTCTTGCGAATTGCAGCCAATGGATGTGAGGCCACATTTTAGAGCTGGTAATTGTTTGTATGTGTTAGGGAAGTACAAAGAAGCTAAAGAAGAGTTTTTGTTGGCCTTGGAAGCAGCTGAGGCAGGTGGGAATCAATGGGGTTATTTGCTTCCTCAAATTTATGTCAATCTTGGGATTGCTCTCGAAGGAGAAGGTATGGTTTTAAGTGCTTGTGAGTATTATAGAGAGGCTGCCATCCTTTGTCCCACGCATTTTAGAGCTTTGAAACTTTTGGGTAGTGCTCTTTTCGGGGTTGGAGAGTATAGGGCAGCTGCAAAGGCTTTAGAAGAGGCTATTTTCATGAAACCAGATTATGCTGATGCACATTGTGATTTGGGATCAGCTTTGCATGCTCTGGGTGAAGATGAGAGGGCAATTGAGGTTTTCCAGAAAGCTATTGACTTGAAACCTGGTCATGTTGATGCTTTATACAATCTAGGTGGGCTTTATATGGACTTGGGTAGGTTCCAGAGAGCTTCTGAGATGTACACTAGGGTTTTAGCGGTGTGGCCGAATCATTGGCGGGCACAGCTCAATAAGGCTGTTTCTTTGTTGGGAGCTGGAGAAACTGAAGAAGCTAAGAAAGCTTTGAAGGAGGCTTTGAAAATGACAAACAGGGTTGAATTACACGATGCCATTTACCATTTGAAACAGCTGCAGAAGAAGAAGGTAAAGAGTAATGGTGGTGGCAATGGAGAAGGGGCTTTTGTAATAGTGGAGCCATCAAAATTCAAGACTGTGGGTGAGAAGACTACATTGAGGCAGGATTTAGGAAGTGCTATTCAAATTAGGGCTTTCCAGAGAATTACAAGATTGAGCCGTTGCAACGTAGATCTTTTGAAGAAggaaatgaatgaaattgatgtacCAGTCACCTACTCTGGTGGTGGAGGTCCTCAGAAATCCATTCGTAAGCCTAATTTGGAAGGAATTCTACGCAGATTACTTAGTTTTCTAAAACCTGAAACCTTTCAAGGAGCTGTCAAAGCTATAAATGAGAGAATCCTCTCTGTCTTGGATGAAACAGGATCAGGCAGGGTGGACTTGGGCATGTTTTATGCTGTTCTTGCTCCCATTTGTAATGGACCTCCAAATAAACGAAAAAGGATTGCCTTTGATGCACTCTTACGGCGGCCAGTAAATGAGGGTAGTTCTCAGATTAGAAAGGTGGATGCTGTACAGTACATCAAATGGTTGAGGGCTATTTATGTTCCTTCTCATGGAATTAGTGAAATCCTGGAAGTTCATGGAGAAACAGATTCCTCAATGGTATCtttcagtgaatttcttaccatGTTCGATGATCCTGATTGGGGATTTGGTATCATGTCCACTCTGTTGAAGTTAGAAAATGGAGATAGGAACCGTCATGGGCGCCGGGTTTGTGCAGTTTGCCGTTACCCAGTTATTGGTTCTCGCTTTAGGGAAGTGAAGTCTCATTTTAGTCTATGTAATCAATGCTACAGTGAGGGAAAAGTTCCCCCTAGCTTTAAACAGGATGAATATAAATTCAAAGAGTATGGGAGTGAAGCCGAAGCGATGAAAGATAAGTGCATGTACTTTACTTTGCAATCCCACAAATCTCCGTAA